CCTCCAGGCTTGGACCCGTCTGTCCTGACCCCCCCGGTGTCCGCAGGCGCAGAAGGACGAgctccaggccctgctgcagaAGAGCGAGGGGGAGAAGGCGTCGGTcggctcccagcagcagagcctggCCGGGGAGAACGCACGGCTCCACCAGGCGCTGCAGCAGGCGGCCGAGGCTCACCGCTCCGCCCAGGCCGAGCTGCGGGAGCTGcgggagcagctgcagggcctGGAGCGGGAGGGCGCGGCCGAGACCCCGCGGCCGAGcgaggggctggctgcagagcgACCCCACgaggagcagctgctgccccaggagctggccAGGCAGCGTGGGCTGCTGGGCTCTGTGCGGCGGGAGCTGGAGGAGGCCCTGCAGCGAGCCCAGGGCTCGGGCGGGACGGAGCAgctgctggtgcagctggccgGCGTGGAGCAGCGGCTGGCACAGGAGCTGCAGCGGGcggagagctgggaacagaccgACAGCGGGGGGCGCGGCGGGGAAGGCAGAGGGGCCACGGAGCCATCCCGCCCCCCCTGGCTGGAGCCACCCAAAGCTGACAAGAAGGAGGGTGGGTGGCACAAGAGGCAGGAGACCAGAGAGGAGCGGAGGCGCCGGCACGGGGAcccggggggcagggagaggagggagcaggatGGTGCCAAGCCCCCGAAGCGCCAGgagcagcccgagccccacaggCGCCAGGGGCTGCGGGACACCAAGCCGGCCAAGGACCAGAACGGGCAGCGTCGGGCGGGCGGTGGGAAGGGGGCGCTCCAGGGGCCCCACGAGCACAACGTCTTCTGGGAGCCGCCCCGGCTGCAGCGGTACCGGGCGCCCCAGGGCTGCACCGGCGTGGCCGACTGCGCCCGCCAGGAGGGGCTGGAGCTGTTTGGGGCCGAGCTGGCACCGGTGCAGAAGGGGCAgttcctgcagctgctgcagggctacatggccgggctgggctgggggcagcactacgcggggctggcagcccggcTGGATGGCGCCTTCGCCAGCGACGGCACCTTCGCCCACGACCACCTGCGCTTCCGCCACTTCGTGGAGGACgtggaggagctgc
The sequence above is a segment of the Chelonia mydas isolate rCheMyd1 chromosome 24, rCheMyd1.pri.v2, whole genome shotgun sequence genome. Coding sequences within it:
- the PBXIP1 gene encoding pre-B-cell leukemia transcription factor-interacting protein 1 isoform X5 translates to MAENSDSRDSDNSWVIAGSGGFPVETVGPELGAATQTPADEEPAGHTLPKGHHTEASASPGKKSEGSQLNTSPSPEEAEFKDSEEYPRETPSPAASPRPGALGDEAPEIQAQEGPGSKGPKLGSDTNTPGSAPTGRAGEPQEEGSSGEDDAEGLRRQQPQDSRQAPWGPAERRGAEAASDGESGLSVNSCLLGVLALLGIGLLAFSGAIYDPGDGPMDPGDIPDGEQQPLAAGVKDWLQQPPLDTAGDPQSLHSMSLLLDKLAKENQDIRLMQAELQAQKDELQALLQKSEGEKASVGSQQQSLAGENARLHQALQQAAEAHRSAQAELRELREQLQGLEREGAAETPRPSEGLAAERPHEEQLLPQELARQRGLLGSVRRELEEALQRAQGSGGTEQLLVQLAGVEQRLAQELQRAESWEQTDSGGRGGEGRGATEPSRPPWLEPPKADKKEGGWHKRQETREERRRRHGDPGGRERREQDGAKPPKRQEQPEPHRRQGLRDTKPAKDQNGQRRAGGGKGALQGPHEHNVFWEPPRLQRYRAPQGCTGVADCARQEGLELFGAELAPVQKGQFLQLLQGYMAGLGWGQHYAGLAARLDGAFASDGTFAHDHLRFRHFVEDVEELLEELAEQEQGDEEAADDFEEYVLRHYGGDGFARKERARRRAKQQSKERHGHGPRGKENSPPDKG
- the PBXIP1 gene encoding pre-B-cell leukemia transcription factor-interacting protein 1 isoform X6, producing MAENSDSRDSDNSWVIAGSGGFPVETVGPELGAATQTPADEEPAGHTLPKGHHTEGAHTASASPGKKSEGSQLNTSPSPEEAEFKVDPQRGDQVTPEPALCSAKYIDSELNQYNRPTSQTACFSAAGWTCTDPAPAAPFPLSCDSEEYPRETPSPAASPRPGALGDEAPEIQAQEGPGSKGPKLGSDTNTPGSAPTGRAGPMDPGDIPDGEQQPLAAGVKDWLQQPPLDTAGDPQSLHSMSLLLDKLAKENQDIRLMQAELQAQKDELQALLQKSEGEKASVGSQQQSLAGENARLHQALQQAAEAHRSAQAELRELREQLQGLEREGAAETPRPSEGLAAERPHEEQLLPQELARQRGLLGSVRRELEEALQRAQGSGGTEQLLVQLAGVEQRLAQELQRAESWEQTDSGGRGGEGRGATEPSRPPWLEPPKADKKEGGWHKRQETREERRRRHGDPGGRERREQDGAKPPKRQEQPEPHRRQGLRDTKPAKDQNGQRRAGGGKGALQGPHEHNVFWEPPRLQRYRAPQGCTGVADCARQEGLELFGAELAPVQKGQFLQLLQGYMAGLGWGQHYAGLAARLDGAFASDGTFAHDHLRFRHFVEDVEELLEELAEQEQGDEEAADDFEEYVLRHYGGDGFARKERARRRAKQQSKERHGHGPRGKENSPPDKG
- the PBXIP1 gene encoding pre-B-cell leukemia transcription factor-interacting protein 1 isoform X4, whose amino-acid sequence is MAENSDSRDSDNSWVIAGSGGFPVETVGPELGAATQTPADEEPAGHTLPKGHHTEGAHTASASPGKKSEGSQLNTSPSPEEAEFKDSEEYPRETPSPAASPRPGALGDEAPEIQAQEGPGSKGPKLGSDTNTPGSAPTGRAGEPQEEGSSGEDDAEGLRRQQPQDSRQAPWGPAERRGAEAASDGESGLSVNSCLLGVLALLGIGLLAFSGAIYDPGDGPMDPGDIPDGEQQPLAAGVKDWLQQPPLDTAGDPQSLHSMSLLLDKLAKENQDIRLMQAELQAQKDELQALLQKSEGEKASVGSQQQSLAGENARLHQALQQAAEAHRSAQAELRELREQLQGLEREGAAETPRPSEGLAAERPHEEQLLPQELARQRGLLGSVRRELEEALQRAQGSGGTEQLLVQLAGVEQRLAQELQRAESWEQTDSGGRGGEGRGATEPSRPPWLEPPKADKKEGGWHKRQETREERRRRHGDPGGRERREQDGAKPPKRQEQPEPHRRQGLRDTKPAKDQNGQRRAGGGKGALQGPHEHNVFWEPPRLQRYRAPQGCTGVADCARQEGLELFGAELAPVQKGQFLQLLQGYMAGLGWGQHYAGLAARLDGAFASDGTFAHDHLRFRHFVEDVEELLEELAEQEQGDEEAADDFEEYVLRHYGGDGFARKERARRRAKQQSKERHGHGPRGKENSPPDKG